Proteins from a genomic interval of Bradyrhizobium sp. CCBAU 53340:
- a CDS encoding sterol desaturase family protein, with translation MRKSMRLKKFLYFADFVFYPLASAALVAVALLLKEPLRWDEAAIGFACGLLLWSLAEYVIHRFALHGPAYLAALHDMHHSDPRALVGSPLWLSLGSICLGSLLPVWLLVGFGSACTVTAGLMLGYIYFGALHHIIHHHRLKRGGYLWRLKRRHTRHHYGKRPCNFGVVTSMWDRVFGTFCSEYDDWPQLS, from the coding sequence ATGCGCAAATCCATGCGATTGAAGAAGTTCTTGTACTTCGCCGATTTCGTCTTCTATCCCCTGGCAAGCGCTGCGCTGGTGGCGGTCGCGTTGCTGCTGAAGGAGCCGTTGCGCTGGGACGAGGCGGCGATCGGCTTTGCCTGCGGGCTGCTGCTCTGGAGCCTCGCCGAATACGTCATTCACCGCTTCGCCCTGCATGGTCCGGCCTATCTCGCCGCCCTGCACGACATGCACCATTCCGATCCGCGCGCGCTGGTCGGCTCACCGCTCTGGTTGAGCCTCGGCTCGATCTGCCTGGGATCGCTGCTGCCGGTGTGGTTGCTGGTCGGGTTCGGCAGCGCCTGCACCGTCACGGCGGGATTGATGCTGGGCTACATCTATTTCGGTGCGCTCCATCACATCATTCATCATCATCGCCTGAAGCGCGGCGGCTATCTCTGGCGCCTGAAGCGCCGCCATACCCGCCATCACTACGGCAAGAGGCCGTGCAATTTCGGCGTGGTCACCAGCATGTGGGATCGCGTGTTTGGAACGTTTTGTTCCGAATATGACGATTGGCCGCAGCTATCGTAG
- a CDS encoding TetR/AcrR family transcriptional regulator — protein MAGRPREFDREAALEAAMLLFWRKGFASASMNDLCEAMGVRSPSLYAAFESKEALYLAAIEHYVLTKGPPVWDRLGEGATAREGIANLLHAAADILPKSRSAPAGCMVVLGAVSDEWPASIARAVKKVRLDMLGNLRARLQAAVVNGELSAATDIDALSRFYLSVYQGMAIQARDGAAQAELKGAADAAMAAWPGRTLEG, from the coding sequence ATGGCGGGACGGCCACGGGAATTTGATCGCGAGGCGGCGCTGGAGGCCGCCATGCTGCTGTTCTGGCGCAAGGGATTTGCCAGCGCCTCGATGAACGATCTGTGCGAGGCGATGGGCGTGCGCTCGCCGAGCCTCTATGCCGCCTTCGAAAGCAAGGAGGCGCTCTACCTCGCGGCGATCGAACACTACGTTCTGACCAAGGGCCCTCCGGTGTGGGACAGGCTCGGGGAGGGCGCAACTGCGCGCGAGGGCATTGCCAATCTGCTGCACGCAGCTGCCGACATCCTCCCCAAGTCGCGTTCAGCACCGGCCGGGTGCATGGTCGTGCTCGGCGCTGTCAGCGACGAATGGCCGGCCTCGATCGCCCGTGCCGTCAAGAAAGTCCGGCTCGACATGCTCGGCAATTTGCGCGCGCGGCTGCAGGCCGCGGTCGTCAATGGCGAATTGTCCGCCGCAACCGACATCGACGCTCTCAGCCGATTCTACCTCAGCGTCTATCAGGGCATGGCTATTCAGGCCAGGGACGGCGCCGCGCAGGCGGAGTTGAAGGGCGCCGCCGATGCGGCGATGGCGGCGTGGCCGGGTCGCACCTTGGAGGGGTAG
- a CDS encoding di-heme-cytochrome C peroxidase: MKFDVRVALIAVAALLATVIVASAEDKPAPNSPVHLPQGWSDETADRWHFISQGTALIPYEWFVALEQPGQPGGQTALIKAPENLQRLGFLTEPVSAANPDGLAIGLYSTPVDLPDGRHACWKGNWLGLGCAGCHTGQVSYRGQQIRIEGGPAHIDIDAFVGQLVGSITAVLQNQDGAAQRFMARVKAPPADVQSGLQCFGSVLQAAAKFNQVVGGNSGDTAGGAGRLDAHGAGLNQLLAGPFRLMTDPADFGETRNYAHLTAPVRYPALWDTPRFSWVLYNASIRQPLTRNIVEALGVLAPIKHDATMITPDVMHGIQMENVVWGQRRLMDLRSPRWPEAILGGLDPKRALRGQFVYLSACANCHEAAPSEAASGACSEIQIPLVDLRKVGTDPEQATTFNRRKIALSKIGGPDAMSNYKAAEALTGNIAAQWIARSKDNAASAAEINCGRPNQFRAPLAYRARPLNGIWAMGPYLHNGSVPSLHDLLLPPGQRPKTFYVGNWEFNPDIVGYDMKAQTPGAFLFDTTIRGNSNAGHVYGTDMTEDDRNALIEYLKTL; encoded by the coding sequence ATGAAATTTGATGTGCGCGTAGCATTGATCGCAGTTGCAGCCCTTCTTGCCACCGTCATTGTCGCATCGGCTGAAGACAAGCCAGCACCGAACAGTCCCGTCCATCTGCCACAAGGCTGGAGCGACGAGACCGCCGATCGCTGGCACTTCATCTCGCAGGGCACGGCGCTGATCCCCTACGAATGGTTTGTCGCGCTGGAGCAGCCCGGCCAGCCGGGCGGGCAAACCGCACTGATCAAGGCGCCCGAGAATTTGCAGCGACTGGGCTTTCTGACCGAGCCCGTCAGCGCGGCCAATCCGGATGGTCTGGCGATCGGCCTCTACAGCACCCCGGTCGACCTTCCCGACGGCAGGCACGCCTGCTGGAAGGGTAACTGGCTCGGCCTCGGCTGCGCCGGCTGTCATACCGGGCAGGTCAGCTACCGCGGCCAGCAGATCCGCATCGAGGGCGGTCCTGCCCATATCGATATCGATGCGTTCGTCGGGCAACTGGTCGGGTCCATCACCGCGGTCCTCCAGAACCAGGACGGGGCCGCACAGCGCTTTATGGCGCGGGTGAAGGCGCCGCCGGCCGACGTGCAGAGCGGATTGCAATGCTTCGGCAGCGTCTTGCAGGCGGCCGCAAAGTTCAACCAGGTCGTCGGCGGAAATTCCGGCGATACGGCAGGCGGGGCGGGCAGGCTGGATGCGCATGGCGCCGGCCTGAACCAGCTTCTGGCCGGACCCTTCAGGCTGATGACCGATCCGGCGGACTTCGGCGAGACCAGGAACTACGCGCATTTGACCGCGCCGGTGCGATATCCGGCGCTGTGGGATACGCCGCGCTTCAGCTGGGTGCTGTACAACGCCTCGATCCGTCAGCCGCTGACGCGCAACATCGTCGAGGCGCTCGGCGTGCTGGCGCCGATCAAGCATGACGCGACGATGATCACGCCCGACGTGATGCATGGCATTCAGATGGAGAATGTGGTCTGGGGACAGCGCCGGTTGATGGATCTGCGCTCGCCGCGCTGGCCGGAAGCCATTCTCGGCGGGCTGGACCCGAAGCGGGCGCTGCGCGGCCAGTTCGTCTATCTGAGCGCGTGCGCCAACTGCCACGAGGCTGCACCGAGCGAGGCGGCCTCGGGCGCCTGCAGCGAGATCCAGATCCCGCTGGTCGATCTGCGCAAGGTCGGCACCGACCCCGAGCAGGCGACGACGTTCAACCGCCGCAAGATCGCGCTGTCGAAGATCGGCGGCCCCGATGCGATGTCCAACTACAAGGCCGCCGAGGCGCTCACCGGAAACATCGCCGCGCAGTGGATCGCCCGCTCCAAGGACAACGCGGCAAGCGCTGCCGAGATCAATTGCGGTCGTCCAAACCAGTTCAGGGCGCCGCTGGCGTACCGGGCAAGGCCGCTCAACGGCATCTGGGCGATGGGGCCGTACTTGCACAACGGCTCGGTGCCGTCGCTGCACGATCTGTTGCTGCCGCCGGGCCAGCGGCCGAAGACCTTCTATGTCGGCAATTGGGAGTTCAACCCTGACATCGTGGGATATGACATGAAGGCCCAGACGCCGGGTGCGTTCCTGTTCGACACCACCATCCGCGGCAATTCGAATGCCGGACACGTTTACGGAACCGACATGACCGAGGACGATCGCAACGCGCTGATCGAATATCTCAAGACGCTGTGA
- a CDS encoding class I SAM-dependent methyltransferase — protein MKQDPYPTTASPIHQAVVKLFYSRAARNLFTNAWYSLLSNLDRDAAIRFLNYGYASLDGEQVALQAADEPDRYAIQLYHHTVSGTAIQGKDVLEVGCGRGGGASYIARYLHPKSYTGVDICKPAIRFNKARYADQGNLAFRVGNALSLPFADESFDLVVNIESAQHYGDMGRFLQEVHRVLRPGGALLMACFEDPSKDVYPRQSLAKSPLRLVHEDDITANVARALELDGARRTALADEIVPKMLLGMSHEFAGIPGTQLHASFADGTCPYYCFTCRKD, from the coding sequence GTGAAGCAGGATCCGTATCCGACGACAGCAAGCCCGATACATCAGGCCGTCGTAAAACTGTTTTATTCGCGCGCCGCGCGCAATCTTTTCACCAATGCCTGGTACTCCCTGCTGAGCAACCTCGACCGGGATGCGGCGATCCGATTCCTCAATTACGGCTATGCCTCGCTTGATGGCGAGCAGGTCGCGCTGCAAGCCGCCGACGAGCCCGATCGCTACGCGATCCAGCTCTACCACCACACGGTGTCGGGAACTGCGATCCAGGGCAAGGATGTGCTCGAGGTCGGATGCGGCCGCGGCGGCGGCGCGTCCTACATCGCGCGCTACCTCCACCCGAAGAGCTACACCGGGGTCGACATCTGCAAGCCGGCGATCCGCTTCAACAAGGCGCGCTATGCCGACCAGGGCAACCTGGCATTCCGGGTGGGCAATGCGCTCAGCTTGCCGTTCGCGGACGAGAGCTTCGATCTCGTGGTCAACATCGAGAGCGCGCAGCATTACGGCGACATGGGACGCTTTCTGCAGGAGGTCCATCGCGTGCTCAGGCCGGGCGGCGCTCTCCTGATGGCGTGCTTCGAGGATCCGTCAAAGGACGTCTATCCGCGCCAGTCCCTGGCGAAGTCGCCCCTGCGCCTCGTGCACGAGGACGACATCACCGCCAACGTTGCGCGCGCGCTGGAACTCGACGGCGCACGGCGAACGGCGCTGGCGGACGAGATCGTGCCAAAGATGCTGCTCGGCATGTCGCACGAATTCGCGGGCATCCCGGGCACGCAGCTGCATGCGTCCTTCGCTGACGGCACCTGTCCCTATTACTGCTTCACCTGCCGCAAGGACTGA
- a CDS encoding 3-oxoacyl-ACP reductase family protein, which produces MTLAGKRALVTGASRGIGAAITKALAAEGADVAITYQKSADSAAKVVAAIKDAGRKAIAIQADSADAAAVQASVEKTVAALGGLDILVNNAGILRLGGLNDMSLADIDALLNVNVRSPIVASKAALPHLGKGGRIITIGSYFADRVPAPVLGIYSASKSALSAFTKGLARELGPRDVTVNLVQPGSIDTDMNPAHGPTADTLKQFMALGRYGAVDDIANAVTFLASEKAKYITGSTLTVDGGANA; this is translated from the coding sequence ATGACGCTGGCAGGAAAACGGGCCCTGGTGACGGGCGCAAGCAGGGGTATCGGCGCGGCCATTACAAAGGCGCTTGCCGCAGAAGGCGCCGACGTTGCAATCACTTACCAAAAGTCCGCGGACAGCGCCGCGAAGGTCGTTGCCGCCATCAAGGACGCGGGGCGGAAGGCCATAGCAATCCAGGCCGACAGCGCCGATGCCGCCGCCGTCCAGGCCTCGGTCGAGAAGACCGTCGCAGCGCTCGGCGGTCTCGACATCCTGGTCAACAATGCCGGCATTCTGCGCCTCGGCGGCCTCAACGACATGTCGCTCGCGGACATCGACGCACTGCTGAATGTCAATGTTCGTTCGCCGATCGTCGCGAGCAAGGCCGCGCTGCCGCATCTCGGCAAAGGCGGGCGCATCATCACCATCGGCAGCTATTTTGCCGACCGCGTGCCCGCGCCGGTCCTTGGCATCTATTCGGCCTCGAAGTCGGCGCTATCAGCGTTCACGAAGGGCCTGGCGCGCGAACTCGGCCCCAGGGATGTCACGGTCAATCTGGTGCAGCCGGGCTCGATCGACACCGACATGAACCCGGCCCACGGCCCGACCGCGGACACGCTGAAGCAGTTCATGGCCCTGGGCCGCTACGGCGCGGTGGACGACATCGCCAATGCGGTAACGTTCCTGGCGAGCGAGAAGGCGAAGTACATCACCGGTTCGACACTCACCGTCGACGGTGGCGCGAACGCCTGA
- a CDS encoding response regulator, with translation MQELARNFLEWLFRFPVFTVRKPKMRAELGVHRNMHCVGSLASQMTNMSEPSSILIVEDEYPLQGVLEMVLAEAGFMSDILASGEEAITVFVARGKKHKALVTDVNLSGRLNGWDLARRMREKDPALPVVYITGSAGAALWKSQGVPNSMLLEKPFHPDRLVAALMQL, from the coding sequence TTGCAGGAACTGGCGAGAAACTTTCTTGAATGGTTGTTCAGGTTTCCCGTGTTCACCGTGAGAAAGCCAAAAATGCGTGCTGAACTCGGTGTTCATCGGAACATGCATTGCGTCGGATCGCTGGCCAGCCAAATGACAAATATGTCGGAACCGTCTTCGATCCTGATCGTGGAAGATGAATATCCGCTCCAGGGCGTGCTCGAAATGGTCCTCGCCGAGGCGGGCTTCATGTCCGACATCCTTGCATCCGGCGAGGAGGCGATCACGGTGTTCGTCGCACGCGGGAAGAAGCACAAGGCGCTGGTGACCGATGTCAATCTCAGCGGCAGGCTGAACGGCTGGGATCTCGCCCGGCGCATGAGGGAGAAGGATCCGGCTCTTCCGGTCGTGTACATCACGGGCAGTGCCGGCGCCGCATTGTGGAAATCACAGGGCGTGCCCAACAGCATGCTTCTCGAAAAGCCGTTTCACCCCGATCGGCTGGTCGCGGCGCTTATGCAGCTGTGA
- a CDS encoding GNAT family N-acetyltransferase, translating to MDDFSTKRLTAERLREDHLADLVELHLDPEVSRFLGGVRPAEATRAYLATNMAHWDRHGFGLWVLRTGDGAFAGRAGIRHILVDDIDEIEVAYTFKRSLWGQGLASEIATALTDIGLSRFELPSLIGLVSVRHGASRRVLEKSSYVLEKTTTHHGEAVVIYRIRR from the coding sequence ATGGACGACTTCAGCACAAAAAGACTGACCGCCGAGCGTTTGCGCGAAGATCATCTCGCCGACCTGGTCGAACTGCACCTCGATCCCGAAGTGTCGCGCTTTCTCGGCGGCGTGCGCCCCGCCGAAGCGACCAGGGCCTATCTCGCCACCAACATGGCGCATTGGGACCGACACGGCTTCGGGCTCTGGGTGCTCCGAACCGGCGACGGCGCGTTCGCCGGACGGGCGGGCATCCGGCACATCCTCGTCGACGACATCGACGAGATCGAGGTCGCCTACACGTTCAAGCGCAGTCTTTGGGGCCAGGGACTTGCCAGCGAGATCGCAACGGCGCTGACGGACATCGGACTGTCACGCTTCGAGCTGCCGTCCCTCATCGGCCTGGTCTCCGTCCGACACGGCGCATCCCGCCGTGTGCTGGAGAAATCGAGCTACGTCCTCGAGAAGACCACGACGCATCACGGCGAGGCCGTGGTGATCTACCGCATCAGGCGGTGA
- a CDS encoding AAA family ATPase: protein MTGQVAAWLEKVGLPQYLKSFSDHGIDFDILSEITDRDLATMGVVLGHRRRLLRSIAELDVPKARPLAPKVEAGAERRHLTIMFCDLVGSTALSQQFDPEEMREILQAYREAATAIIAGYDGIVSRLVGDGILSYFGYPSAHEDDAERAVRAGLEITAAVQAIDIRPGLRLEVRIGIATGLVVVGDLIAKGASSRLEVIGETPNLAARMQAFADPGSVIIAASTRRLLGNLFQLRELGARAIKGLGEPVEVWAVERPSPLASRFEAHRAVRLAGFVGREQELERLAECKQRAWRGHGQVVLISGEPGIGKSRLAEHFLNGRIGAEPHIRLRYQCSPHHRASALYPVITQLQRAAKIGAGDGSAQRLRKLEALLGRSDLKTPMLVPLFADLLSIATDGRYPPLDWTPQQLRRNTLAALVQRLQSLCTEAPVVCIVEDLHWADASSLELLGLVVRLADQLRLLLVLTFRDEFKLPWMGPANLTTLELGRLKETDVQRMIADVIGSHAVPSELVTQIAARTDGVPLFVEELTRTVLELGVLEKGAGGRYRIAGSLPRLSIPTTLQDSLMARLDRLGPAKEVAQICAVIGREFSDVLLRAIADKDDAELDARLAQLEAAELIFRNRSAGEGVYTFKHALVQDTAYESLLRSSRRRLHERIAAVLQETFKDIVAVAPEIAAHHFTQAGLVEDAVEWWGKAGDRSLRSSAYSEAIAHLTKAIGLAEGLSESPAGQSRRLQLQIAYGNALIATRGYGAPETSVAFARARELASGLKGAPERFAATYGLWVGSLVRSELGSMQELAQAFLDDTADRPDAPEAGIAHRVCGMTRWFEGNFVEARQHLEQALAIYRDEHDRNLAFLYGHDYGIAAAIYLALVLWPLGEVDRAEQLAQEAIRRATDSGHIATMVYAHFHKIVLDAVRGDPEGARPHVDAVIELSREHGLLLYTRAGKFWNGWIRCHLGEPAAGLQEMEDSIALPLVGKMATGLYVPLTWTLLAEAKVGEGQFVEALAILDEQLVEVERTGQEWFTPEIQRRRGELLLRKDPIDIVAAETAFTRAMETARAQRTATFELRAALSLARLYQASGTEAQAQSVLAPVLGKFTGAQELPEIFEARAAMARSSKTGPCANPCD, encoded by the coding sequence ATGACTGGGCAGGTTGCTGCCTGGTTGGAGAAGGTCGGCCTCCCTCAATACCTGAAGTCCTTTTCCGACCACGGCATTGATTTCGACATTCTTTCCGAGATTACGGATCGCGATCTCGCGACCATGGGTGTTGTGCTCGGGCACCGGCGCAGACTGCTCCGTTCGATTGCCGAGCTGGATGTCCCGAAAGCGCGTCCGCTTGCACCCAAGGTCGAGGCGGGCGCCGAGCGCCGCCATCTCACGATCATGTTCTGCGACCTCGTCGGCTCGACCGCACTGTCGCAGCAATTCGATCCCGAGGAGATGCGCGAGATCCTGCAAGCCTATCGCGAGGCTGCGACTGCGATCATCGCCGGCTATGACGGCATCGTCTCGCGATTGGTCGGCGATGGCATCCTGTCGTATTTCGGCTATCCGTCCGCACACGAGGACGATGCCGAGCGCGCGGTCCGCGCCGGCCTCGAGATCACCGCCGCGGTCCAGGCCATCGACATCCGGCCGGGCCTGCGGCTGGAGGTCCGCATCGGCATCGCCACCGGACTCGTCGTTGTCGGTGATCTCATCGCAAAGGGGGCGTCGAGCCGGCTCGAGGTGATCGGCGAGACGCCCAACCTTGCGGCGCGGATGCAGGCCTTTGCCGATCCCGGCTCCGTCATCATCGCGGCCTCGACGCGCCGGCTGCTAGGCAATCTGTTCCAGCTGCGCGAGCTCGGCGCGCGCGCGATCAAGGGACTTGGCGAGCCGGTCGAAGTCTGGGCAGTGGAGCGTCCGTCGCCGCTGGCGAGCCGCTTCGAGGCCCATCGCGCCGTGCGCCTCGCCGGTTTCGTCGGCCGCGAGCAGGAGCTCGAGCGCCTCGCCGAATGCAAGCAGCGGGCCTGGCGCGGCCACGGTCAGGTCGTGCTGATCTCCGGCGAGCCCGGCATCGGCAAGTCGCGGCTGGCAGAGCATTTCCTCAACGGGCGGATCGGCGCGGAGCCGCACATCCGCTTGCGCTACCAATGTTCACCGCATCATCGCGCCAGCGCGCTCTATCCCGTCATCACGCAGCTCCAGCGGGCGGCGAAGATCGGTGCCGGTGATGGCAGCGCGCAGCGGCTGCGCAAGCTCGAAGCGCTGCTCGGGCGCAGCGACTTGAAGACGCCGATGCTGGTGCCGCTGTTTGCGGATCTGCTGTCGATCGCCACCGACGGACGCTATCCGCCGCTGGACTGGACGCCGCAACAGCTGCGGCGCAACACGCTGGCCGCGCTGGTCCAGCGCCTGCAGTCCTTGTGCACCGAAGCGCCGGTCGTCTGCATCGTCGAGGACCTGCACTGGGCGGATGCGAGCTCGCTCGAACTGCTTGGGCTTGTGGTCAGGCTGGCTGACCAGCTTCGGCTGCTGCTCGTCCTGACGTTCCGCGACGAGTTCAAGCTGCCATGGATGGGGCCGGCGAACCTGACGACACTGGAGCTCGGACGGCTCAAGGAGACCGACGTCCAGCGCATGATCGCGGACGTGATCGGAAGCCACGCGGTTCCGTCCGAGCTGGTCACGCAGATCGCGGCGCGGACCGACGGCGTCCCTCTCTTCGTCGAGGAGCTGACGCGCACCGTGCTCGAGCTGGGGGTCCTCGAAAAGGGAGCTGGCGGCCGCTACAGGATTGCCGGCAGCCTGCCGCGGCTGTCGATTCCCACGACGCTTCAGGATTCGCTGATGGCGCGGCTCGACCGGCTCGGGCCTGCCAAGGAGGTCGCGCAAATCTGCGCCGTCATCGGCCGCGAGTTCTCCGACGTGCTGCTGCGCGCCATCGCCGACAAGGACGATGCGGAGCTCGACGCCCGGCTTGCCCAGCTCGAAGCTGCCGAGCTGATCTTCCGCAACAGGTCGGCAGGCGAGGGCGTCTATACGTTCAAGCATGCGCTGGTGCAGGACACCGCCTATGAGAGCCTGCTCCGGAGCAGCCGGCGGCGCTTGCACGAGCGGATCGCTGCCGTGCTGCAGGAGACCTTCAAGGACATCGTCGCCGTGGCGCCGGAAATCGCCGCGCATCATTTCACGCAGGCAGGCCTCGTCGAGGACGCCGTGGAGTGGTGGGGCAAGGCCGGCGACCGATCCTTGCGCAGCTCGGCCTATTCCGAGGCGATCGCACATCTGACCAAGGCCATCGGCCTTGCGGAAGGGTTGAGCGAGAGCCCGGCGGGGCAGAGCCGCCGGCTGCAATTGCAGATCGCCTATGGCAACGCGCTGATCGCCACGCGCGGCTATGGTGCGCCGGAGACCTCGGTAGCGTTCGCCCGTGCGCGCGAGCTTGCCTCCGGGCTCAAGGGCGCGCCCGAACGGTTCGCCGCCACCTACGGCCTGTGGGTCGGAAGCCTGGTGCGCAGCGAGCTCGGATCGATGCAGGAGCTGGCGCAGGCTTTCCTCGACGATACTGCCGACCGGCCCGATGCGCCGGAGGCGGGCATCGCCCATCGCGTCTGCGGCATGACCCGCTGGTTCGAAGGCAATTTCGTCGAGGCCAGGCAGCATCTCGAGCAGGCGCTCGCGATCTACCGTGACGAGCACGATCGCAATCTCGCTTTCCTCTATGGCCACGACTACGGCATCGCGGCGGCGATCTACCTCGCGCTGGTGTTGTGGCCGCTCGGCGAGGTCGATCGCGCCGAGCAGCTGGCGCAGGAGGCGATCCGCCGCGCCACCGACAGCGGCCACATCGCCACGATGGTCTACGCGCATTTCCACAAGATCGTGCTCGACGCAGTGCGGGGCGATCCCGAGGGTGCGCGGCCCCATGTCGATGCCGTGATCGAGCTCAGCCGCGAGCACGGCCTGCTGCTTTACACGCGGGCCGGCAAATTCTGGAACGGCTGGATTCGTTGCCATCTCGGCGAGCCGGCGGCCGGGCTTCAGGAAATGGAGGATTCCATCGCGCTGCCGCTGGTCGGAAAGATGGCGACCGGGCTCTACGTGCCCTTGACCTGGACGCTGCTGGCGGAAGCCAAGGTCGGCGAGGGGCAGTTCGTTGAGGCGCTCGCGATCCTCGACGAGCAGCTGGTCGAGGTAGAGCGGACCGGGCAGGAGTGGTTCACCCCGGAGATTCAGCGCCGGCGCGGTGAGCTGCTTCTGCGCAAGGATCCCATCGATATCGTCGCCGCGGAGACGGCCTTCACCCGTGCCATGGAGACTGCACGGGCGCAGCGGACCGCCACGTTCGAGCTGCGCGCCGCGCTCTCGCTTGCCAGACTTTATCAGGCGAGCGGAACGGAGGCGCAGGCGCAGAGCGTGCTCGCTCCGGTGCTCGGGAAGTTCACGGGCGCACAGGAGTTGCCGGAGATTTTCGAAGCACGGGCGGCCATGGCGCGGTCCAGCAAGACAGGCCCATGCGCAAATCCATGCGATTGA
- a CDS encoding DUF2336 domain-containing protein — translation MDGAKTLLQDLDDAIARGTDESRAKALWHATDLLITGRYVDDEISMFGEVIGRLADEIEVAARAQLSELMAGCDHAPLNVIEKLALDDEIEVAGPVLRDSNRIDEKVLVESAMTKGQAHLLAISQREVIGEAVTDVLVKRGNQEVVTSVAKNEGARFSGSGLLHMVRRAEGDSILAEQLGLRKDVPRHIFQQLISKASEDVRRRLETERPEMMAQIQSSVTDVTGDLQSKFGPSSRSYFVAKRVVTTQYRQGNLNQVSISNYARQHRFDEVQIGLSLLSALPVDVIERALMDRNREMLLVLCKALDFSWDTTMSLLFLGAKDHLITARELHDNERDFGRLKIETSRSILKFYQSRKNSAGTDPATGRQPELQVH, via the coding sequence ATGGATGGGGCGAAAACGCTTCTACAGGATCTGGACGACGCAATCGCGCGCGGCACCGACGAGAGCCGGGCGAAGGCGTTGTGGCATGCGACAGACCTTTTGATCACAGGCCGCTACGTCGACGACGAGATCAGCATGTTCGGCGAGGTCATCGGCCGGCTTGCCGACGAGATCGAGGTCGCCGCGCGGGCGCAGCTCTCCGAATTGATGGCAGGCTGCGATCACGCGCCGCTCAACGTCATCGAGAAGCTCGCGCTCGACGACGAGATCGAGGTCGCGGGCCCCGTGCTGCGCGACTCCAACCGGATCGACGAGAAGGTGCTGGTCGAGAGCGCCATGACCAAGGGCCAGGCACATCTGCTCGCGATCTCGCAGCGTGAGGTGATCGGCGAAGCCGTCACCGACGTTCTCGTCAAGCGTGGTAACCAGGAGGTTGTGACCTCGGTCGCCAAGAACGAGGGTGCGCGCTTCTCCGGCTCGGGCCTGCTGCACATGGTCCGCCGCGCCGAGGGCGACTCGATCCTCGCCGAGCAGCTTGGCCTGCGCAAGGACGTGCCGCGCCACATCTTCCAGCAGCTCATCTCCAAGGCGTCTGAGGACGTCCGCCGCCGGCTCGAGACCGAACGCCCCGAGATGATGGCGCAGATCCAGAGCTCGGTGACCGACGTCACCGGCGATCTGCAGTCCAAGTTCGGTCCGTCCTCGCGCAGCTATTTCGTCGCCAAGCGCGTGGTGACGACGCAGTACCGCCAGGGCAATCTCAACCAGGTCTCGATCTCGAACTATGCGCGCCAGCACCGCTTCGACGAGGTGCAGATCGGCCTGTCGCTATTGTCGGCGCTGCCGGTCGACGTGATCGAGCGCGCGCTGATGGACCGCAACCGCGAGATGCTGCTGGTGCTGTGCAAGGCGCTCGACTTCTCCTGGGACACGACGATGTCGTTGTTGTTCCTCGGCGCCAAGGATCATCTGATCACCGCGCGCGAGCTCCACGACAACGAGCGCGACTTCGGCCGGCTCAAGATCGAGACCTCACGCAGCATTCTGAAGTTCTACCAGTCGCGCAAGAACAGCGCCGGCACCGATCCCGCGACGGGTCGTCAGCCTGAGCTCCAGGTTCACTGA